One window of the Epinephelus moara isolate mb chromosome 22, YSFRI_EMoa_1.0, whole genome shotgun sequence genome contains the following:
- the sall3b gene encoding sal-like protein 3b, producing the protein MSRRKQAKPQHLRSEEEATRSGLLCRNGIVEGMDRVESNGGCHSSEETHVCDKCCAEFFTWTELREHQKVCTEDPLVLIVKDNEGMPAPEESPVGPSPVPSVASSDSSAVESTDAGFELNDNDSLDNLEEGLERDEAMELEHRPQDTTTSSPQHQDSAESISPQMPGAGSYGMPSTNVTLEILHSTRVAVAQFSQGISNSGTGGKAASAAIPVILEHLLALQQQQVHQLQLIEQICSQVAIMNRQPTQAALNPVSRSLSLAPNPFPSQGIIAPPILPLSGTMPSAINGQAAVSLSSVLDKSQSLPSQTVCGQSNCRDVTCTSASSENSTPSLSSCSSRISTLLPHTSSISCTQTLSSSSQLPLAQSSLLSSSSSLPFLPQSPPSSVIFPNPLASIAATANALDPLSALMKHRKGKLPNVPLFETKPSPEEPFFKHKCRFCAKVFGSDSALQIHLRSHTGERPFKCNICGNRFSTKGNLKVHFQRHKEKYPHVQMNPYPVPEYLDNVPTSSGIPYGMSIPPEKPVSSWLDSKPVVATLPATMGLPLSSTITSIGGSNDPVSVTPSVKSPYQPAPGECVSLSPNHRGSEAHFSPVSESPQSNRETEASNILKTEGVHLPQNCSLRLRANLVTDATSTMIPSVTTTPEPVTSASPVSNSPPLSFNSDETKFPTGGFLDSMQTSETSKLQQLVENIDKKITDPNQCVLCHRVLSCQSALKMHYRIHTGERPFKCKVCGRAFTTKGNLKTHIGVHRENPPVQVQHSCPICQKKFTNAVVLQQHIRMHMVGQIPDSTLVDGLQETDGDVSFNERNFDSLSSNDNDLIDDISMEDDNDEEEEEVENMEEVVNPSKPLISECNSPPKSSVVSSIAALENQMRMIDSTVSLTNSFSIKSLTNGFNDSSHHSVKCSLSEKKVEHCSLNSPNVSESSSSPRVSVSPIQSNSEGMTIKSPAVSNNRPESQEPLAASVKREQSESPNSASAAAVAQELRGIQASKLCVKEETPYSMSFQLSRERAAGQSIPSLVTSTSSGLIKTEVNGHSQPHNPSEGQHPPFSIHIPPAYASVGSPGMTSLLGPAPPRRTPKQHNCNVCGKNFSSASALQIHERTHTGEKPFVCTICGRAFTTKGNLKVHMGTHMWNNAPARRGRRLSVENPMALLGGEAAKFGEMFQKDLAARAMNVDPGFWNRYATAIANSLATKNNEISVIQNRGISQLHPLTAGMDRVSTAGSPITSLTKAGMDLGNNRHFSMLIDDSKEIGIN; encoded by the exons ATGTCCCGCCGCAAGCAAGCCAAACCGCAGCACCTCAGGTCAGAGGAGGAGGCGACACGGAGCGGACTCCTCTGCAGAAATG gcATCGTGGAGGGCATGGACAGGGTGGAGAGCAATGGAGGCTGCCACAGCAGTGAGGAAACACACGTCTGTGACAAATGCTGTGCTGAGTTCTTCACTTGGACTGAACTGAGGGAACATCAGAAAGTCTGCACTGAGGATCCCTTGGTGCTGATAGTGAAGGACAACGAGGGGATGCCAGCTCCTGAGGAATCTCCTGTCGGACCTTCTCCAGTTCCTAGTGTGGCATCCAGTGACTCGTCTGCAGTGGAGTCCACAGACGCTGGCTTTGAGCTGAATGACAATGACAGTCTGGACAATTTAGAGGAAGGCTTGGAGCGTGATGAAGCCATGGAGCTTGAGCATCGCCCACAGGACACTACAACCTCAAGCCCTCAGCATCAAGATTCAGCTGAGTCCATTTCCCCTCAGATGCCAGGTGCTGGCAGCTACGGCATGCCGAGTACAAACGTGACGCTGGAGATCCTTCACAGCACCAGGGTGGCTGTTGCTCAGTTCTCCCAGGGGATCAGCAACAGCGGTACTGGAGGGAAGGCAGCTTCAGCAGCCATCCCGGTGATCCTGGAGCATCTTCTGGCTCTGCAGCAACAACAAGTCCACCAGCTGCAGCTTATTGAGCAGATCTGCAGCCAGGTAGCCATCATGAACAGACAGCCAACACAGGCAGCGTTAAACCCAGTCTCCAGATCTCTGTCTCTGGCACCTAACCCTTTCCCCTCTCAAGGCATCATTGCTCCTCCCATCCTGCCACTGTCAGGAACGATGCCCTCAGCCATCAATGGACAGGCTGCTGTTTCCTTGTCCTCTGTGCTTGACAAGTCACAAAGTCTCCCCTCACAAACTGTATGTGGGCAGTCCAACTGTAGAGATGTAACATGTACCTCAGCTTCCTCAGAAAATTCAACCCCATCGctctccagctgcagcagcaggatcTCCACTTTACTGCCACACACCAGCAGCATTAGCTGTACTCAGACACTGAGCTCCTCCAGCCAGCTCCCCCTGGCGCAGAGCAGCCTCCTCAGCTCATCCTCCAGCCTGCCATTTCTACCTCAGAGCCCCCCCAGCAGCGTCATTTTCCCCAACCCCTTGGCGAGCATAGCCGCCACAGCTAATGCACTTGACCCTCTCTCAGCCCTCATGAAGCACAGGAAAGGGAAACTGCCTAACGTGCCCTTGTTCGAGACGAAGCCCAGCCCGGAGGAGCCCTTCTTCAAGCATAAATGCAGGTTCTGTGCCAAAGTGTTTGGCAGTGACAGCGCTCTGCAGATCCACCTGCGCTCCCATACAGGAGAGCGGCCCTTCAAATGCAACATCTGCGGCAATCGCTTTTCCACAAAAGGGAACTTAAAGGTGCACTTCCAGAGGCACAAAGAGAAATATCCTCATGTTCAGATGAACCCCTACCCGGTGCCAGAATATCTAGACAATGTGCCAACAAGTTCTGGGATTCCCTATGGAATGTCCATCCCTCCAGAAAAACCTGTCTCCTCATGGCTGGACAGCAAACCTGTTGTAGCAACTCTGCCAGCCACTATGGGTCTTCCTCTTTCCTCCACTATTACCAGTATCGGAGGCTCAAATGACCCTGTAAGTGTAACACCATCCGTTAAATCTCCCTACCAGCCAGCTCCTGGTGAATGTGTATCTTTGTCACCTAACCACAGAGGCAGTGAGGCTCATTTCTCTCCTGTTTCAGAGTCTCCGCAGTCAAACCGTGAGACAGAAGCGTCCAATATACTGAAAACAGAGGGGGTACATCTGCCCCAGAACTGCTCCCTGAGACTGAGAGCCAACCTGGTAACAGATGCAACCAGCACTATGATCCCATCTGTGACCACCACGCCTGAACCCGTCACCTCAGCGTCCCCTGTCTCCAACTCTCCACCTCTCTCGTTCAACTCGGACGAAACTAAATTCCCAACCGGTGGTTTCCTGGACTCTATGCAAACATCTGAAACCTCAAAGCTTCAGCAGCTGGTGGAGAACATTGACAAAAAGATTACAGACCCCAACCAGTGTGTCCTCTGTCACCGCGTCCTCAGCTGTCAGAGCGCGCTGAAGATGCACTACCGCATTCACACCGGGGAGAGGCCCTTCAAATGTAAAGTGTGCGGCAGGGCTTTCACCACCAAAGGCAACCTGAAGACTCACATTGGTGTTCACAGAGAAAATCCCCCAGTTCAGGTGCAACACTCGTGTCCCATTTGCCAGAAGAAGTTCACCAACGCTGTCGTGCTTCAGCAGCACATCCGCATGCACATGGTCGGACAGATTCCAGACTCGACCCTGGTGGACGGGCTGCAGGAGACAGATGGCGATGTCTCCTTCAATGAGAGGAACTTTGACAGTCTCAGTAGCAATGACAATGACCTCATtgatgatatttcaatggaggATGATAATgacgaagaggaagaggaggtagAAAATATGGAGGAAGTTGTAAACCCATCTAAACCCTTAATCTCTGAATGTAACTCTCCTCCTAAGTCCTCTGTTGTTTCAAGTATAGCTGCACTGGAGAACCAAATGAGGATGATTGACTCGACTGTAAGCCTGACCAACTCCTTCAGTATAAAGTCCCTAACAAATGGTTTTAATGACAGCAGCCATCACAGCGTTAAATGCTCTTTATCGGAGAAAAAGGTGGAGCATTGCAGCCTAAACAGCCCGAATGTGTCAGAATCCTCCAGTTCACCTCGTGTATCAGTGTCTCCCATTCAAAGCAACTCAGAAGGCATGACGATCAAATCACCTGCAGTGAGCAACAACAGGCCAGAATCCCAAGAGCCTTTGGCAGCATCAGTGAAGAGAGAGCAATCTGAGTCTCCTAACtctgcatcagcagcagcagtggcccAAGAGCTGAGAGGGATACAGGCCAGCAAGCTGTGCGTGAAAGAGGAGACTCCTTATAGTATGTCATTCCAACTGAGCAGAGAAAGAG ctgcaggTCAAAGCATTCCCAGCCTGGTTACCAGCACGTCATCAGGCCTGATAAAAACCGAGGTTAATGGTCACAGTCAACCCCACAACCCTTCCGAAGGGCAGCACCCACCATTCAGCATTCACATCCCCCCGGCTTATGCATCCGTTGGCAGCCCAGGAATGACCTCCCTGCTCGGCCCTGCTCCTCCTCGTCGGACACCGAAGCAGCACAACTGCAACGTCTGTGGGAAGAACTTCTCGTCGGCCAGCGCCTTGCAGATCCATGAGCGCACGCACACCGGAGAGAAACCGTTTGTCTGCACCATCTGCGGCAGAGCTTTCACCACGAAAGGCAATCTTAAG gttcatatgGGAACTCACATGTGGAACAACGCACCAGCCAGGAGAGGCCGGCGGCTGTCAGTAGAGAACCCCATGGCGCTGCTGGGTGGAGAGGCAGCAAAGTTTGGGGAGATGTTTCAGAAGGACCTGGCAGCTCGAGCGATGAATGTAGACCCTGGATTTTGGAACCGCTATGCGACAGCTATCGCTAACAGCCTGGCCACGAAGAACAACGAGATCTCAGTGATTCAGAACAGGGGCATCTCTCAGCTTCACCCTCTGACTGCAGGCATGGACAGAGTGAGCACTGCAGGAAGTCCAATAACCAGTCTAACCAAGGCAGGCATGGACCTGGGAAATAATAGGCATTTTTCAATGCTGATTGATGACAGCAAAGAAATTGGaatcaactga